A single window of Sphingobacterium sp. ML3W DNA harbors:
- the nrdE gene encoding class 1b ribonucleoside-diphosphate reductase subunit alpha: protein MVANEVAKNWILLNNEIMIKHEDEFSLHKDKEAVRAYFLEYVNKNTVFFYTLKEKIDYLIEHDYYINFYEWFTFEEMETVYNFVFSKKFRFASFMAAFKFFQNYALRDDSGEKFLERYEDRVVAVALFLARHEGIDKAISYAELFINQEYQPATPTFLNAGKKRSGELVSCFLDEIGDNLNGIGYAVDSAMKLSSIGGGVSFNISKIRARGEAIKGVEGRAGGVLPIMKIMEDTFSYANQLGQRPGAGAVYLNIFHADIEEFLDCKKINVDEKVRIKSLSIGIIIPDKFMELAEKDEACYLIYPHTVMLEYGIPLDEMDMDKMYEELITNPNIKKKKINARHMLVKVAQTQKESGYPYIFYKENTNRAHALNGIGKVKFSNLCTEIMQVSEVSEINIYGEEDHIKYGISCNLGSLNIATVMDNKRVKECVKLAMRALTMVSDVTDIKMVPSIAKANKELHSVGLGAMNLHGYLAKSFIMYESDEALDFANAFFMMMNFYSLEASMEIARERKRTFVGFEKSAYADGTYFDSYTERDCLPKTDKVKELFAGVHIPTIEDWEKLKADVKEHGIYHAYRLAIAPNQSTSYIMNATASVMPIVDIIEVREYGDSTTYYPMPYLTNDNYFYFKSAYDMDQFKVLKLVSVIQRHIDQGVSTILHTNSKDNTRDLSRYYIYAHKLGLKSLYYTRTRKSSIEDCVSCSA from the coding sequence ATGGTAGCAAACGAGGTAGCAAAAAACTGGATATTGCTTAACAACGAAATCATGATCAAACATGAGGACGAGTTTAGCTTACATAAAGATAAAGAGGCTGTACGTGCCTATTTTTTAGAGTATGTAAATAAGAATACGGTATTCTTCTATACACTAAAAGAAAAAATCGATTACTTAATTGAACACGATTACTATATCAATTTCTACGAATGGTTCACTTTCGAAGAAATGGAGACCGTATATAATTTTGTTTTTTCAAAAAAATTCCGCTTTGCCTCTTTCATGGCTGCGTTTAAATTTTTCCAAAACTATGCACTAAGAGATGATTCTGGTGAAAAGTTTTTGGAACGTTATGAAGACCGTGTTGTGGCAGTAGCTTTATTCTTAGCACGTCATGAAGGTATTGACAAAGCAATTTCTTACGCCGAATTATTTATAAACCAAGAATATCAACCTGCGACACCAACATTCTTAAATGCGGGTAAAAAACGCTCAGGTGAATTGGTATCTTGTTTCTTAGATGAAATTGGAGACAATCTAAATGGGATTGGCTATGCTGTTGACTCAGCAATGAAGTTATCTTCTATCGGAGGTGGTGTTTCATTCAATATTTCAAAAATTCGTGCTCGTGGAGAAGCCATTAAAGGCGTAGAAGGTCGTGCAGGAGGTGTTCTTCCAATCATGAAAATCATGGAAGATACTTTTTCATATGCCAACCAATTGGGACAACGCCCAGGTGCTGGTGCCGTATATTTAAATATTTTCCATGCTGATATTGAAGAGTTCTTAGACTGTAAAAAAATCAACGTGGATGAGAAAGTACGTATCAAATCGCTTTCTATCGGCATCATTATTCCTGATAAATTCATGGAATTAGCAGAAAAAGACGAAGCTTGTTACCTCATCTATCCACATACCGTGATGCTAGAATATGGCATACCATTAGACGAAATGGATATGGACAAGATGTACGAAGAGTTGATTACCAATCCAAATATCAAGAAGAAAAAAATCAACGCCCGTCACATGTTAGTGAAGGTTGCACAGACACAAAAAGAGTCCGGATATCCTTACATATTCTATAAAGAGAATACCAACCGCGCTCACGCATTAAATGGCATTGGTAAAGTGAAATTCTCGAATTTATGTACCGAAATCATGCAGGTATCTGAGGTTTCAGAAATCAACATTTATGGTGAAGAAGATCATATCAAATACGGTATCTCTTGTAACTTAGGTTCCTTGAACATTGCTACTGTAATGGACAATAAGCGCGTTAAAGAATGTGTGAAATTGGCCATGCGCGCATTAACGATGGTATCTGATGTGACAGATATTAAAATGGTTCCTTCCATTGCAAAAGCAAACAAAGAGCTCCATTCAGTAGGGCTCGGTGCTATGAACCTACATGGGTATCTAGCAAAAAGCTTTATCATGTATGAATCGGATGAAGCCTTAGATTTTGCAAATGCATTCTTCATGATGATGAACTTCTATTCGCTAGAAGCATCTATGGAAATCGCACGTGAGCGTAAAAGAACTTTCGTAGGATTTGAAAAATCTGCTTATGCAGACGGTACTTACTTCGATAGCTATACAGAAAGAGATTGTTTACCAAAGACAGATAAGGTTAAAGAATTATTTGCTGGTGTACATATTCCAACCATCGAAGATTGGGAAAAATTGAAAGCGGATGTTAAAGAGCATGGTATCTATCACGCTTATCGATTAGCAATCGCACCAAATCAATCTACTTCTTATATCATGAATGCCACAGCTTCGGTTATGCCGATTGTGGACATCATCGAAGTTCGTGAATACGGAGATAGTACGACCTACTACCCAATGCCTTATTTGACAAATGACAATTACTTCTATTTCAAATCGGCTTACGACATGGACCAATTCAAGGTACTAAAATTAGTTTCCGTTATCCAACGTCATATTGACCAAGGTGTAAGTACGATTTTACATACAAATTCAAAAGATAATACACGTGATTTATCTAGATACTACATTTATGCACATAAATTAGGCTTGAAATCATTGTACTACACACGTACACGTAAATCTTCTATTGAAGACTGTGTTTCTTGTTCGGCATAA
- the nrdI gene encoding class Ib ribonucleoside-diphosphate reductase assembly flavoprotein NrdI yields the protein MIHIYYDSKTGNVQRFMDKLTQFTGWQIHKITADLVAEESGHLVTFTTNFGQMPETTLAFMKANASKIYSVTSSGNRNWGQNFGLAADRISADFDIPLAFKFELSGTMEDINQFIDIIKNNCDGSKRGSKKLDIA from the coding sequence ATGATACATATTTATTACGATAGCAAAACAGGAAATGTGCAACGTTTTATGGACAAGCTCACCCAGTTCACAGGTTGGCAAATACATAAAATAACTGCCGATCTTGTTGCTGAAGAATCGGGGCATCTCGTGACTTTTACAACTAATTTCGGACAAATGCCTGAAACGACCTTAGCATTTATGAAAGCCAACGCTTCAAAAATCTATTCGGTTACTTCAAGTGGCAACCGCAATTGGGGGCAGAATTTCGGACTAGCCGCTGATCGGATTTCAGCTGACTTTGACATTCCATTGGCTTTCAAATTTGAATTGTCTGGTACAATGGAGGATATTAACCAATTTATTGACATCATAAAGAACAACTGCGATGGTAGCAAACGAGGTAGCAAAAAACTGGATATTGCTTAA
- a CDS encoding SusC/RagA family TonB-linked outer membrane protein, translating into MNKFDARTFLQLKKRSKLFFSLAVIAGSMQQVNASTTTSLGVLGESGVKELVAIQGQVSGKVLDSSTGNPVSGVTISVRGTAVGTQTSEDGSFSVNAKIGDVLGVSSIGYKPIEVKVSSTSGLTIRLVSAQDQLDEVVVVGYGTMRKSDVTGSISIVKGADMVKTQSFSALENLRGKASGVNIFSNSSQPGAYGNRVVIRGVATINSSSNPLYVVDGVVMEDFQLLNPNDIESMEVLKDASSAAIYGARGANGVILVTTKRGNKDGRRTISYQGSVGISSPQRYMDLLNAQEWTDAFMIGLENENKYAAEFLKSKDPKWKPWSLDRKDWFNDKNYFDGNGNPLYDTDWQREATRTAVSHNHQLNIQQGDEKSSVGAFLNYTDQQGVMNNTWNKRVNAKMAYDSKPNDWLSTSVNLSVNHTWGRYTPEDGGGQDARRTMIEMLPWYSVRDKKGNFTNSSSSTVSETLGFEGMSNPVAILDLQKRMRYNTQIFGNAALTFHLADGLDLKTQLGIDNHQKTYRGYSSVLLNNISAPNGWAEINHTNTFYWQEETYLTYNKEFDKHRINAMAGLSWQARTYDYDNSRTEGFQDDFYEYYNMGIGTIPSAPGSDWNKWAMNSYFLRASYSYDNRYSATFTSRYDGASKFGTNNIYAFFPSAGLAWNVSNEDFLKDNSSISNLKLHTSYGMTGNSEINPYKKLANVEAGTVLLNGIRQPYSFVSTLENPNLKWEKTAQFDFGVELGLFQNRLSFDVSYYNKKTTDLLLDAPLPRATGYNSVMKNIGSVQNHGMDLMVNGTLVDNENFTWKSTLNLNYNKNKVLKLGDNNEDILMNDWVGGANSIIRVGENLNSFYGYRRLGVFTQADVDAGNAKLEDIGRAKRTTEKEIIGKGLPDWTGSFINNLSYKNFDMTLDLQFVKGVEVMQQFFHSTYDRFGITNGLKEVLTDAYNGSNPNTMQQAIYLTNNGHRGQDTNVDDSWVADGSYLRVNMIQLGYTFKPDVLKRVGVSALRIYTNANNPFLLTSSKFKGYDPESTSQGSGQFGQNMTFFAYPRAKTFMLGLNVTF; encoded by the coding sequence ATGAACAAATTTGACGCAAGAACATTTTTGCAGTTAAAGAAAAGATCTAAATTATTTTTTTCATTAGCTGTTATTGCGGGGTCAATGCAACAGGTCAATGCATCGACAACCACTTCTTTAGGAGTATTGGGTGAGTCCGGTGTAAAAGAACTCGTTGCTATTCAAGGTCAAGTTAGCGGTAAAGTATTGGACTCAAGTACGGGAAATCCTGTTTCTGGTGTAACAATTTCTGTTAGAGGAACTGCTGTTGGAACACAGACATCCGAAGATGGTAGTTTCAGTGTTAACGCTAAAATAGGAGACGTATTGGGTGTTTCCTCTATTGGATACAAACCCATTGAAGTAAAAGTAAGCAGTACATCTGGATTAACGATTCGATTGGTATCTGCCCAAGATCAACTGGATGAGGTAGTCGTAGTAGGTTATGGAACCATGCGTAAATCAGATGTTACGGGTTCTATCTCGATTGTAAAAGGAGCTGATATGGTAAAAACACAAAGTTTCAGTGCTTTAGAAAATTTGAGAGGTAAAGCTTCTGGTGTTAATATCTTTTCAAATTCAAGTCAACCTGGAGCCTATGGCAATCGCGTTGTGATTCGTGGTGTTGCAACAATTAATTCTTCATCAAATCCCCTGTATGTGGTAGATGGTGTGGTGATGGAAGATTTTCAATTGCTCAATCCCAATGATATTGAAAGTATGGAAGTATTGAAAGATGCTTCTTCTGCTGCTATTTATGGAGCACGTGGTGCAAATGGTGTTATTCTAGTGACGACCAAACGGGGTAACAAAGATGGGCGGAGAACAATTAGTTATCAAGGGTCTGTAGGGATAAGTTCTCCACAACGTTATATGGATCTGTTGAATGCGCAAGAGTGGACGGACGCATTTATGATTGGTCTTGAAAATGAAAACAAATACGCGGCTGAATTTTTAAAAAGTAAGGATCCAAAATGGAAACCGTGGTCTTTGGATAGAAAAGATTGGTTTAATGATAAGAATTATTTTGATGGGAATGGAAATCCGCTGTATGATACGGATTGGCAACGGGAAGCTACGAGAACAGCTGTTTCGCATAACCATCAGTTGAATATCCAACAGGGAGATGAAAAATCGTCTGTAGGTGCGTTTTTAAATTACACGGATCAACAGGGCGTCATGAACAACACTTGGAATAAAAGGGTAAATGCGAAGATGGCTTATGACTCAAAGCCAAACGATTGGTTATCTACATCCGTTAATTTATCCGTAAACCATACCTGGGGCCGCTATACTCCTGAAGACGGTGGTGGGCAGGATGCTCGTCGTACCATGATTGAAATGTTACCATGGTATTCAGTTCGTGATAAAAAAGGGAACTTTACAAATTCTTCATCCTCTACAGTGTCTGAAACGTTGGGATTTGAAGGTATGTCCAATCCGGTTGCTATTTTAGATCTTCAAAAACGGATGCGTTACAATACGCAAATCTTTGGAAATGCGGCATTGACATTCCATCTGGCTGATGGATTAGATCTGAAAACTCAATTAGGTATCGATAATCATCAAAAAACTTATAGGGGTTATTCTTCGGTGTTGTTGAATAATATATCGGCTCCAAATGGTTGGGCAGAGATTAATCATACCAATACCTTTTATTGGCAAGAGGAAACTTATTTGACATATAACAAGGAGTTTGATAAACATCGTATTAATGCCATGGCTGGATTGTCTTGGCAAGCACGGACCTATGATTATGATAATTCAAGAACGGAGGGTTTTCAAGATGACTTCTATGAATATTATAATATGGGAATCGGTACAATTCCTTCTGCACCGGGGTCTGACTGGAATAAATGGGCAATGAACTCTTATTTTTTACGTGCATCTTACTCATATGATAATCGTTATTCAGCAACTTTTACCAGTCGTTATGATGGAGCTTCTAAATTTGGAACGAATAATATATATGCTTTCTTTCCATCAGCTGGGCTAGCTTGGAATGTCTCTAATGAAGATTTCTTAAAGGATAATAGTTCCATTAGTAATTTGAAACTGCACACCAGTTATGGTATGACGGGAAATTCCGAAATAAACCCATATAAAAAATTGGCTAATGTTGAAGCGGGTACGGTATTATTAAATGGTATTCGTCAACCTTATTCCTTCGTAAGCACATTAGAAAATCCAAATTTAAAATGGGAAAAGACAGCGCAATTTGATTTTGGTGTAGAATTGGGTTTATTCCAAAATAGATTGAGTTTTGATGTTTCTTATTATAATAAGAAAACTACAGATCTTTTACTTGATGCGCCACTACCAAGAGCAACGGGTTATAACTCGGTTATGAAGAATATTGGATCAGTTCAAAATCATGGTATGGACTTAATGGTCAATGGTACTTTAGTGGATAATGAAAACTTCACATGGAAATCAACGTTAAACCTAAATTATAATAAAAATAAAGTTTTAAAATTAGGTGATAATAATGAGGATATTTTGATGAATGATTGGGTTGGAGGGGCTAATAGTATTATTCGGGTTGGAGAAAACTTAAATAGTTTTTACGGTTACCGAAGATTAGGTGTCTTTACTCAAGCTGATGTTGATGCGGGAAATGCAAAATTAGAAGATATAGGTCGCGCTAAACGTACAACAGAAAAAGAGATTATTGGAAAGGGATTGCCAGATTGGACTGGAAGTTTTATTAATAACTTGAGTTATAAGAATTTTGATATGACTCTAGACCTACAGTTTGTAAAAGGCGTAGAGGTCATGCAACAATTTTTCCATTCTACTTATGATCGCTTTGGAATTACAAACGGTTTGAAAGAGGTCTTGACGGATGCGTATAATGGATCTAACCCAAATACCATGCAGCAGGCTATTTATTTGACAAATAATGGTCATAGAGGTCAAGATACAAATGTGGACGATTCATGGGTAGCAGATGGGTCGTATTTACGTGTGAACATGATTCAATTGGGATATACGTTCAAACCTGATGTTTTAAAAAGAGTAGGAGTATCTGCATTGCGTATTTATACAAATGCTAATAATCCATTTTTATTGACTTCGAGTAAGTTTAAAGGTTACGATCCGGAAAGTACTTCACAGGGATCTGGTCAGTTCGGTCAAAACATGACTTTTTTCGCTTATCCAAGAGCTAAAACTTTTATGTTAGGTCTTAATGTTACATTTTAA
- the nrdF gene encoding class 1b ribonucleoside-diphosphate reductase subunit beta, which produces MSKKYTAVNWNTPDNDYALMFWEQNIRQFWIDTEYIPSKDIDSWKGLSWEMKECYKKALGGLTLLDTLQSHTGMPKIIDHTDSLQNKAVLSYMCMMEAIHAKSYSTIFTTVSTTNEINDIFGWVEQNKFLQFKASTIDSYYRVLDKENPTNEELFMTLGASVLLESFLFYSGFFLPLWLCGQGQMVASADIIKKIVADESIHGVFVGLMAQEVFKKIKNQEEVKQKFIDLLNELYDNEMKYTEEIYTEVGLTAEVKEYVRYNGNKALMNLGFDPIFEVKQVNPIVLNGLNTETTQHDFFSKKSTNYEKSMEIVHLKDDDFKMDATVNV; this is translated from the coding sequence ATGAGTAAAAAATATACTGCTGTAAACTGGAATACGCCAGATAATGACTATGCTTTAATGTTTTGGGAGCAAAATATTAGACAATTCTGGATTGACACCGAATATATCCCTTCAAAAGATATTGATAGTTGGAAAGGATTAAGTTGGGAGATGAAAGAATGCTACAAAAAAGCATTAGGCGGACTTACTTTGTTGGATACACTACAAAGTCATACAGGAATGCCAAAAATCATCGACCATACGGATTCATTGCAAAATAAGGCCGTATTATCGTATATGTGTATGATGGAAGCAATCCATGCAAAATCATATTCAACTATTTTTACAACAGTATCTACTACAAACGAAATCAATGATATCTTCGGTTGGGTTGAACAAAATAAATTTTTGCAATTCAAGGCGTCTACGATTGATTCTTACTACCGTGTATTGGACAAGGAAAATCCAACAAATGAGGAGTTATTCATGACATTGGGAGCTTCGGTACTCCTAGAATCATTTTTATTCTACTCAGGTTTCTTCTTGCCATTATGGCTATGTGGTCAAGGCCAAATGGTTGCTTCTGCAGATATCATTAAGAAGATTGTTGCCGATGAATCCATCCACGGTGTTTTCGTTGGACTAATGGCACAAGAGGTCTTCAAAAAAATAAAAAATCAAGAAGAAGTAAAACAAAAGTTCATTGATTTGTTGAATGAATTGTACGACAATGAAATGAAATATACAGAAGAAATCTATACCGAAGTTGGTTTAACAGCTGAAGTAAAGGAATATGTTCGTTACAATGGAAACAAAGCATTGATGAATCTTGGCTTCGACCCTATTTTCGAAGTGAAACAGGTGAATCCGATCGTTTTAAATGGCTTAAATACAGAAACGACACAACATGACTTCTTCTCAAAGAAATCCACAAACTACGAAAAATCAATGGAGATCGTACACCTAAAAGATGACGACTTCAAAATGGATGCAACGGTAAACGTATAA
- a CDS encoding RagB/SusD family nutrient uptake outer membrane protein → MKKNKLFLLLLAGLALTTSCNKFLEEEPKSAVTLGAYYKTEAQAEATVNSLYRRGAPLRYSFASSAYVGATASVNTMLTGYFTNSYEGQERVCLFSRELTRQNNTNLISSTMNTIWDDSYKAINIANGGLKYLPLIDMSDQNRSRLLAEAKFFRAYNYFYLVKTFGAIPLSIDVYESLDNDLYLGRTEAGKVYELIEADLKEAVEVLPATKFASNGHRITKYVAAMTLANVYLQQGKYVDAANAAKIVVNSAHGMTANGDLGLSSAYNKLRTTDDLDEVIYAQEYNATISSSGWWPTYGFNASAVTVFDKYSIFERVYGPTQQFLNVYNPKDLRIQPNQFFHWKYTNPNTGKVWSSTEAGIWYYVDEDALLTTGKGTKDWNLYRYPEALLIAAEGLAKSGGVTTEAAGYLAQVKARANTEGKTVAAYTTELMALSADSFVKECWIERLREFPLEFKMWDDVLRTKMFPVISTTDAGKVDFVPLIGAKNGSGAIFKETDLLWPISPDELQRNKNLTQNEGYK, encoded by the coding sequence ATGAAGAAAAATAAATTGTTTTTGTTGTTATTAGCAGGATTGGCGCTAACGACATCATGTAATAAATTTTTAGAAGAAGAGCCTAAGTCTGCGGTTACTTTGGGCGCTTATTATAAAACTGAAGCACAGGCAGAGGCAACAGTCAATAGTTTGTATCGGAGAGGTGCACCATTACGTTATTCTTTTGCTTCTAGTGCTTATGTTGGAGCTACTGCATCCGTAAATACGATGTTAACTGGTTATTTCACCAATAGTTATGAGGGGCAGGAACGAGTTTGCTTATTTTCGAGGGAGTTGACCCGTCAAAATAATACAAATTTGATTTCCTCTACGATGAACACGATTTGGGATGATTCGTATAAAGCAATCAACATTGCTAATGGGGGATTAAAATATCTTCCACTGATTGATATGTCTGATCAAAATAGAAGTAGGTTGTTAGCAGAAGCGAAATTTTTTAGAGCGTATAACTATTTTTATTTAGTCAAAACTTTCGGAGCGATTCCATTGTCTATTGATGTATATGAATCTTTAGATAATGACCTTTATTTAGGTAGAACAGAGGCCGGAAAAGTTTATGAGTTGATTGAAGCAGACCTTAAAGAGGCTGTAGAGGTATTGCCAGCGACTAAATTTGCCAGTAATGGACACCGTATTACGAAGTATGTAGCTGCAATGACTTTAGCGAATGTCTATTTACAGCAAGGAAAGTATGTTGATGCGGCTAATGCGGCTAAAATAGTGGTAAATTCTGCTCATGGTATGACTGCCAATGGAGATTTAGGCTTGAGTAGTGCATATAACAAGCTGCGTACGACCGATGATTTGGACGAAGTAATTTATGCACAAGAGTACAATGCAACTATTAGTAGTAGCGGTTGGTGGCCGACTTATGGCTTTAATGCATCAGCAGTAACGGTATTTGATAAATACTCCATCTTTGAACGTGTTTATGGTCCAACACAGCAATTTTTGAATGTGTATAACCCCAAGGATTTACGTATCCAGCCTAATCAATTTTTTCATTGGAAATATACCAATCCTAATACGGGTAAGGTTTGGTCATCGACTGAAGCAGGTATTTGGTACTATGTTGATGAGGATGCATTATTAACGACAGGGAAAGGAACAAAAGATTGGAATCTTTACCGTTATCCTGAAGCTTTATTAATTGCGGCCGAAGGTCTTGCTAAAAGCGGAGGTGTGACTACTGAGGCTGCGGGTTATTTAGCGCAAGTTAAGGCTCGTGCGAATACCGAAGGGAAAACTGTTGCTGCATATACTACGGAGCTTATGGCACTTTCGGCAGATAGTTTTGTGAAAGAATGCTGGATAGAGCGTTTAAGAGAATTTCCATTGGAATTCAAGATGTGGGATGATGTTTTAAGAACAAAGATGTTCCCTGTTATTTCCACAACTGATGCTGGTAAGGTTGATTTTGTTCCGCTTATTGGTGCTAAAAATGGATCTGGTGCTATATTTAAAGAGACTGACCTGCTATGGCCAATTTCGCCTGATGAATTGCAGAGAAACAAAAACTTAACCCAAAACGAAGGTTATAAATAG
- a CDS encoding M60 family metallopeptidase: protein MNKVFTFLLLSAICVQSYAQQQYSQVFTKDDYSQVKKNVKDQDIANINNATLQQAARQLKEGSYPIQQRLRAYTNYLSPKTLSKQLKTSPYSQYENPTGIYFSEGDEAIVWVGKTNGAPIALRVTNWDDKNFKQQDYSLKEGYNTLKIENKGNAYIQYFSEDKVSSKKIAIHILGGKVNDVFELGKHNDKDWDKMLANAAGPILDIVGKQVQLAYAVQSLKENAPHQGVALIQLYDSIIGIQHQIMGLVQTKRVPKNRMFGRVIWEGFMHADGIGAAFHDNTMKDVANVPNLRKNSWGVAHEFGHVNQVRPNMKWVGTTEVTNNIYSVWTQYSYNSHSPKLERERLKDYDEPKIGGRITAYMESAFVHRQPWLTQAGPDRWDRQRPRDWGGDHFVKLVPLWQLQLYFNVAGKGNTWENKNFYGDIFTKAINAAETADKQDSYYQMEFIKNACDAAKLDLTDFFEQSGMLIPIDLWVDDYTCAQMTITAADIAAVKQYAAKYKKPTTPVLHYITANSIDSYKNKLAVSGIAGAGFEKKEDRIIIQNDAWKNAVAFETFAGDKLTKVAFVGAGSEDVSKTIVHTPTGTTQVKAVGWDGKRINVL, encoded by the coding sequence ATGAATAAAGTATTTACTTTTTTATTATTATCTGCTATATGTGTGCAATCTTATGCACAGCAACAGTATAGTCAGGTATTTACTAAAGACGATTACAGTCAAGTAAAAAAGAATGTCAAAGATCAAGACATTGCGAATATTAATAACGCCACTTTACAACAAGCCGCAAGACAACTAAAAGAAGGTTCCTACCCTATTCAACAACGTCTTCGTGCCTATACAAATTATCTTTCGCCAAAAACCTTGAGTAAACAACTCAAAACAAGCCCCTATTCGCAATATGAAAACCCAACAGGTATTTATTTCTCTGAAGGTGACGAAGCTATTGTTTGGGTCGGAAAAACTAATGGAGCGCCAATTGCACTTCGCGTAACGAACTGGGATGATAAAAATTTTAAACAACAAGACTACAGCCTAAAAGAAGGCTATAATACTTTAAAGATTGAAAATAAAGGAAACGCTTACATCCAATACTTCTCTGAAGACAAAGTTTCCTCCAAAAAGATTGCTATCCATATACTTGGAGGGAAAGTAAACGACGTATTCGAGTTGGGCAAGCATAACGACAAAGACTGGGACAAAATGTTAGCAAATGCAGCAGGCCCTATATTAGACATTGTTGGAAAACAAGTTCAGCTCGCCTATGCCGTTCAATCACTAAAAGAAAATGCTCCGCATCAAGGAGTTGCACTTATCCAATTATATGATTCTATTATTGGTATACAACATCAGATCATGGGGTTGGTACAAACAAAAAGAGTTCCTAAGAACAGGATGTTTGGCCGCGTAATCTGGGAAGGTTTTATGCATGCCGATGGAATTGGTGCTGCATTCCATGACAATACGATGAAAGATGTAGCAAACGTGCCTAACCTTAGGAAAAACTCTTGGGGAGTAGCACACGAATTTGGGCATGTCAACCAAGTGCGTCCAAACATGAAATGGGTAGGTACAACAGAAGTAACGAATAACATTTATTCGGTATGGACACAGTATAGCTACAATAGTCACAGTCCAAAATTAGAAAGAGAACGTTTAAAGGATTATGATGAGCCCAAAATTGGCGGTCGAATCACCGCTTATATGGAGTCTGCATTTGTACACCGTCAACCTTGGTTGACGCAAGCTGGACCTGACAGATGGGATCGTCAACGTCCCCGTGATTGGGGTGGAGATCACTTCGTAAAATTAGTACCTCTTTGGCAGTTACAATTGTATTTCAATGTAGCTGGAAAAGGAAATACTTGGGAAAATAAAAACTTTTATGGCGATATCTTCACAAAGGCCATCAACGCAGCAGAAACAGCAGACAAGCAAGATTCCTACTACCAAATGGAATTCATCAAAAATGCATGTGATGCCGCAAAGTTAGACTTAACCGATTTCTTTGAACAGTCTGGCATGCTTATCCCAATCGATCTCTGGGTAGATGATTATACCTGTGCACAAATGACCATAACAGCAGCAGACATTGCAGCAGTAAAACAATATGCAGCAAAATATAAGAAACCGACAACACCGGTATTACATTATATTACCGCAAATAGTATTGATAGCTATAAAAATAAATTAGCAGTAAGTGGAATAGCAGGAGCTGGATTTGAGAAAAAAGAAGACCGTATTATCATACAAAATGATGCGTGGAAAAATGCGGTTGCTTTCGAGACCTTTGCAGGCGATAAACTGACAAAAGTAGCCTTTGTTGGAGCTGGGTCAGAAGACGTCTCTAAGACGATTGTACATACCCCTACGGGGACGACACAAGTCAAAGCCGTTGGATGGGATGGAAAAAGAATCAATGTATTATAA